A genomic window from Halorubrum lacusprofundi ATCC 49239 includes:
- a CDS encoding FAD-dependent oxidoreductase produces MTARTETAAVVVVGCGPGGAVLAYLLARSGIDVALVERAATFEREYRGFGWNPGVVRLFDEMDLLDDVLALAHETVTEGSFSLYGEESTVLDFDLLDTDYPYALLMEQPALLDCLVDRANSSDNFTFHPATTVTDICTNTADGIRGVTARDRDADEDVEFKTQCVVGADGRYSTVRASAGIDPGLFESPIDLVWFKLPRGAINATTQGRIDRNGVLLYFGLGGGDLQIGYLIRSGEWPSIRQAGFDAFRERVAEIDPRVGSTMAVQLDGFRDTSLLDVAPGIADSWSRDGLLLIGDAAHTASPIGAQGNPLAVEDAVVAHSLLVEKLTGTDGILERKTLHEFEVRRRAHVEQVISLQRRAATNLAYWLEYGRYVPPRLVRGMTKAARVIVPRSRSVRNTIETFALGQRSVSVDRSHFID; encoded by the coding sequence ATGACAGCGAGAACTGAAACCGCGGCGGTCGTCGTCGTCGGCTGCGGTCCCGGTGGCGCAGTCCTCGCGTACCTCCTAGCCCGGAGCGGGATTGACGTCGCGCTCGTTGAGCGTGCCGCCACGTTCGAGCGTGAATACCGAGGATTTGGCTGGAATCCCGGTGTGGTTCGTCTGTTCGACGAGATGGACCTCCTTGACGATGTGCTTGCTCTGGCTCACGAGACGGTCACAGAGGGTTCGTTCTCGCTGTACGGCGAGGAGAGTACGGTTCTCGACTTCGATCTGCTCGATACCGACTATCCGTATGCGCTGCTGATGGAGCAGCCAGCGCTGCTCGACTGTCTCGTCGACCGCGCCAACTCCTCCGACAACTTCACGTTTCACCCTGCGACTACCGTCACGGACATCTGTACGAACACCGCAGATGGAATTCGGGGGGTAACAGCCCGAGACCGAGACGCCGACGAGGATGTCGAGTTCAAAACGCAGTGCGTTGTCGGAGCCGATGGTCGCTACTCGACAGTTCGCGCCAGCGCCGGCATCGATCCAGGGCTGTTCGAGTCGCCGATCGATCTCGTGTGGTTCAAGCTCCCTCGCGGCGCTATCAATGCGACGACGCAGGGTCGAATCGACCGCAACGGTGTCCTCCTATACTTCGGTCTGGGTGGCGGCGATCTCCAAATTGGATACCTCATCCGAAGCGGTGAGTGGCCCTCGATCAGGCAAGCGGGGTTCGACGCGTTCCGGGAGCGGGTCGCAGAGATCGACCCGCGAGTCGGCTCAACCATGGCTGTGCAGTTGGATGGGTTTCGTGATACCAGTCTCCTCGACGTTGCTCCGGGAATCGCGGACAGTTGGAGTCGGGACGGGCTTCTTCTCATCGGTGACGCCGCGCACACTGCAAGTCCCATCGGTGCACAGGGAAACCCGCTCGCCGTCGAGGACGCCGTCGTCGCGCACAGTCTTCTCGTCGAGAAACTCACTGGCACGGACGGAATTCTCGAACGCAAAACCCTCCACGAATTCGAGGTTCGACGACGTGCGCACGTCGAACAGGTTATTTCGCTCCAGCGGCGCGCCGCGACCAATCTCGCGTACTGGCTCGAGTACGGTCGCTATGTCCCTCCACGCCTCGTTCGTGGGATGACGAAGGCGGCCAGGGTGATTGTCCCTCGTTCGAGGTCGGTGCGGAACACGATCGAAACGTTCGCACTCGGTCAACGTTCGGTTTCGGTCGACCGATCTCACTTCATTGACTAA
- a CDS encoding DUF7344 domain-containing protein, which translates to MAQTPTASLDETFDALTHSHRRYVLYYLRTHSGAATIDTLSAMLANELEGPSATPGTDTTEHIEVDLHHTHLPKLVDAGLITFARDRQSIELDGINGHDQFIDQAARVDGYVPPTAGD; encoded by the coding sequence ATGGCGCAAACGCCCACAGCGAGTTTGGACGAGACATTCGACGCGTTGACACATTCTCATCGACGCTACGTGTTGTACTACCTGCGAACGCACTCCGGGGCAGCCACCATCGATACCCTCTCAGCGATGCTCGCCAACGAACTAGAAGGTCCATCCGCGACGCCTGGTACCGACACGACCGAACACATTGAGGTCGACCTCCATCACACGCACCTCCCGAAACTCGTCGATGCTGGCCTCATCACGTTCGCCCGAGATAGGCAATCGATTGAACTCGACGGCATAAATGGTCACGACCAGTTCATCGACCAAGCGGCACGTGTCGACGGCTATGTACCGCCCACCGCGGGCGATTAA
- a CDS encoding heavy metal translocating P-type ATPase has protein sequence MTTNCYLCGREVQSPTLETVDERSFCSSGCHDVYTTLGDADSPGVTRTSTENEVDQEEDAAPPDQHRSRTFLRIDGMYSATCEAYLESLAEDREGVLDAEASYVTETIRVEHDPDTVSKESLRDVLSTLGYTAYLREDASSDGAEAGGTTRRAREMGGIRKRRDDQLLGMRYSVGFLFGAFLLVPYVAILYPAHLASIFDWQALEIFEGAFQLDSQGAFVFLRLYFVMTGIILVFTGLPVLRGAYISLKMRRPNTDLLVAITAVSAYAYSTAAVVLGQNDIFYDLAIVVTAAVTAMVFYESSIKQRALNRLTELTISQVEHARTYDSDGKTQEVRVADLTSGDIVLVRQGERVPVDGELVEDSCTVDEAIVTGESLPVLKRAGDEIIGGSIVTDGAALVRVGPDVTSSIDRITTAVWDLQSATHGVQRHADQLASYAVLLVVGAAVAIGGAGVIAFGMGIPDAVLLALLILLAGSPWALGLATPLSVAKSLESALRRGIIIFDETVFERLRDVDIVVFDKTGTLTTGEMEVIEADAPADLLDAVAALEQRASHPAANAITTAFADENAPRGLDDQSDSEGNGNHTENTHRVTKFTNHRSGIEGTIDGTSYLVGNLDLFAERGWTVDDDIRSRVADARGFGQLPVIVGRDGTTEGLIVVGDEPRDGWDDTISRLGARDADIVVLTGDDEEATDFFKQHEDVTHVFATVPPEGKTATIRRLKSDGQVAMVGDGTNDAPALAAADLGISLGGGTALAADAADLAIVDNDIRSVETAFDLAGAARRRVKQNNLLAFSYNGIALLALAVGFFNPLSAAIAVIAGGGLVAVNARRKLLR, from the coding sequence ATGACTACTAACTGTTATTTATGTGGCCGAGAGGTTCAATCACCCACATTGGAGACTGTTGATGAACGGTCATTCTGTTCGAGCGGGTGCCACGATGTGTACACGACGCTCGGAGATGCCGATTCTCCCGGTGTAACCCGTACATCAACTGAGAACGAGGTCGACCAAGAGGAAGACGCGGCTCCTCCCGATCAGCATCGTTCTCGGACGTTCCTCCGGATCGACGGCATGTATTCCGCGACGTGCGAGGCGTATCTCGAATCGCTCGCCGAGGATCGAGAGGGGGTGCTCGATGCTGAGGCGAGTTACGTCACGGAGACGATCCGAGTTGAACACGACCCAGACACTGTTTCGAAGGAATCGCTGCGTGACGTGTTGAGCACGCTTGGGTACACGGCATACCTCCGTGAAGATGCCTCATCAGATGGGGCTGAGGCTGGTGGCACGACGCGCCGCGCACGGGAGATGGGCGGCATTCGCAAGCGTCGAGACGACCAGCTTTTGGGAATGCGATACTCGGTTGGGTTCCTCTTCGGTGCGTTTCTGCTCGTGCCGTACGTCGCAATTCTGTATCCCGCGCACCTCGCGTCGATATTCGACTGGCAAGCGCTCGAAATATTTGAGGGCGCGTTCCAGCTGGACAGTCAGGGAGCGTTCGTCTTCCTCCGGCTGTATTTCGTGATGACCGGGATCATTCTCGTCTTCACCGGTCTCCCGGTGCTGCGTGGCGCATATATTAGTCTCAAAATGCGGCGCCCGAATACCGACCTGTTGGTCGCGATCACCGCGGTTAGCGCGTACGCGTACAGTACGGCCGCCGTCGTCCTCGGGCAAAATGACATTTTCTACGATCTCGCAATCGTCGTCACGGCCGCGGTCACCGCGATGGTGTTCTACGAGTCGTCGATCAAACAGCGTGCACTTAATCGCCTGACCGAGCTCACGATATCACAGGTTGAGCACGCACGGACGTACGACTCCGACGGAAAGACGCAGGAGGTTCGCGTTGCGGATCTCACTTCGGGCGATATTGTACTCGTTCGACAGGGCGAACGAGTGCCGGTTGACGGAGAACTGGTCGAAGACAGCTGTACCGTCGACGAAGCGATCGTCACGGGCGAGTCGCTTCCGGTGCTAAAACGCGCCGGCGACGAGATCATTGGGGGATCGATCGTCACTGACGGCGCGGCCTTGGTTCGTGTCGGCCCGGACGTGACGAGTAGTATCGATCGGATAACGACCGCCGTCTGGGACCTTCAGAGCGCGACTCACGGTGTCCAACGCCACGCCGACCAACTCGCGTCGTACGCGGTGCTTCTCGTGGTCGGAGCCGCCGTTGCGATCGGCGGTGCTGGTGTGATCGCGTTCGGCATGGGCATCCCGGACGCGGTCCTCCTCGCGCTATTGATTCTCCTCGCCGGATCGCCGTGGGCTCTCGGACTCGCGACGCCGCTCTCGGTAGCGAAGAGCCTCGAAAGTGCGCTCCGTCGAGGGATCATTATCTTCGACGAGACAGTCTTCGAGCGTCTCAGAGACGTCGACATCGTCGTCTTCGACAAGACGGGGACCCTCACGACCGGAGAGATGGAGGTGATCGAAGCGGACGCGCCTGCGGACCTCCTTGACGCCGTCGCAGCGCTCGAACAACGGGCGTCACACCCCGCTGCAAACGCCATCACGACGGCTTTCGCTGACGAGAATGCGCCCCGCGGTCTCGACGATCAGTCGGACTCAGAGGGTAACGGCAACCACACGGAGAACACCCACCGGGTAACCAAGTTCACGAATCACCGGTCCGGTATCGAGGGGACGATCGACGGAACCTCGTATCTCGTCGGAAATCTCGATCTCTTCGCGGAACGAGGATGGACCGTGGACGACGATATCCGGTCCCGCGTCGCCGACGCTCGGGGCTTCGGTCAGCTCCCGGTGATCGTCGGTCGCGACGGGACAACAGAGGGACTGATCGTTGTGGGCGATGAGCCTCGGGACGGCTGGGACGACACGATCTCTCGGCTCGGTGCGCGAGACGCGGATATCGTTGTCCTGACTGGCGACGACGAGGAAGCGACGGACTTCTTCAAGCAGCACGAGGACGTGACGCACGTCTTCGCGACGGTCCCGCCGGAAGGAAAGACGGCGACGATCCGGCGACTCAAATCAGATGGTCAGGTCGCGATGGTCGGGGACGGCACCAACGACGCTCCGGCGCTCGCGGCCGCCGACCTCGGCATTTCGCTGGGCGGCGGCACGGCGTTAGCTGCCGACGCCGCCGATCTCGCGATCGTCGACAACGACATTCGCTCCGTCGAAACCGCCTTCGACCTTGCGGGTGCGGCTCGTCGTCGCGTGAAACAGAACAACCTCCTCGCGTTCTCCTACAACGGAATCGCGCTCTTGGCATTGGCCGTCGGGTTCTTCAATCCGCTGTCAGCAGCCATCGCAGTCATTGCCGGCGGCGGTCTCGTCGCTGTGAACGCTCGGCGGAAGTTGCTCCGGTAG
- a CDS encoding amidohydrolase family protein — translation MKGIGATAVAAAGLSHERGFAQNADAIAPLVAGAIVAGSVGVGDEIGSLEPGKRADIILLDVEQPKFTPLTNIPAQVVNNATPADVGVVIVDGDVLMHDGNVKTMDADAVRDRVETAIDRFELETDWELGIGGSEPPSTLNITRDLPKRGPAQLLGRLAFQSVKDRSPF, via the coding sequence GTGAAGGGCATCGGCGCGACCGCCGTCGCCGCCGCTGGCCTGTCCCACGAACGCGGCTTCGCACAGAACGCTGACGCGATCGCCCCGCTTGTCGCTGGCGCGATCGTCGCCGGCTCTGTCGGCGTCGGCGACGAAATCGGCAGTCTCGAACCCGGCAAGCGAGCCGACATTATCCTGCTCGACGTCGAACAACCCAAGTTCACGCCGTTGACCAACATTCCGGCACAGGTCGTTAATAACGCGACGCCCGCTGACGTGGGGGTCGTTATCGTCGACGGCGACGTGCTGATGCATGATGGCAACGTGAAGACGATGGACGCCGACGCAGTGCGCGACCGCGTCGAGACCGCTATCGACCGCTTCGAGTTGGAGACGGACTGGGAACTGGGAATTGGGGGGAGCGAGCCGCCGAGTACGTTGAACATCACCCGCGACCTGCCGAAGCGTGGTCCCGCCCAGTTGCTTGGGCGACTCGCGTTCCAGTCGGTCAAAGATAGATCTCCATTCTGA